In Spea bombifrons isolate aSpeBom1 chromosome 5, aSpeBom1.2.pri, whole genome shotgun sequence, the sequence AGTATACCCGGTACCTTGTAACAAGCAAGAGTAAAGTCACCAGATTCTGTGTACACCTCTGTGGTCACTCATCGCAGCGCTCTAATTCCCCTTTCAATTACCGTAATCCTCACTACAGAGGGCTGGGAGATGATGCTTTGTTCTGGCGCTTTGTGTCTTAAAGGCTTACATCGTGTAAATGGGCTGATTGGAGAACAGATCTTCCCTGTAAACCGTTCATTTCACTGCAGTACACTTAGGTGGTTGTGTGACAGCGAACAATTGTCTGCTGTGGATATTACTACCGTTTTAAAGAAATTACTGATTCCAATCAACCTCTGGTGAGCTGGCTCCATTCTAACCGCTGGTTTCGAGCTCCCAGAATAACCCGACATCTGAAGCTAGGAGTACAGCTGCATGGTGTGAGTGCGTGTGGATCCTCCACGTTGTCTCACACCTATTGCTGATAGatttataaaatcaagcacgtAGAAAAGATACAAAGGCAAGCATTGGCAGAACGATGGGTCGAACTGAAGAGCTCATTAACTTTAAACGTGGCACGTTTCATAGGacgccacctttgccacaagaaGGTTGGTGAAATGTCTGCCCTACTACATCTGTCCAAGTCCACTGAAAGCGCTAGTATTGTGAAGTGTAAGTGTCTAGGGGTAACAGCTTATCCACGAAGCACTACAGCACTCACACTTACTGAATGGGACTGCCTGTGCAACCTCTTTCCctcaaacagtctgcctgtgccgtCTCTGCCCCCGAACACTTagacattcattcactcatttacccacccccttacctcacctGCAGGTTTCTCTGGTCTGGGGGCTGGCCAAACAACACTGGTGCCGCGCTGAAGTCTATGCGGCCCAATTGCCATCGAACCTGGGCCTGCATCTTACTGCTTCCCCTCTTTTCTCGCACAGGGAAAGCAGGGAAAGTAAAAGAGAGTTTCGTCATACAGTGTGAGCACCACAGCGGTAAGCTGTGGGCCCGTGTTAAGCAGCCATTGAGCCACATAGACATCAACGTGGCCCCAGTGCTGCTCAGCAGGCCCACCAGGCAACCTCTTTCCCATTAGGCCAGTCGGGCCCTGGTTTCCAGGAAACAGTTTGaagaagacccttttctattccagcatgactgtgccccagcacacaaatcaagctccataaagacacgattggatgagtttggtgtggaagaacttgatttTCCTcaccaaatatttccagggctacTTTCcattccatttttcttttcaaacagCTAGAATAAGTATagcaatttatatattaatatctcCTCTCCCATGGACGTGTTCTTCGTCAATCTCCTATTAAATAGTTTCTTAATTCTTTACTCTGCctctttcatatttatttttttgctgggaacacttaatttttATGTGACCCATAACATTTCCATATTggttagaacaaaaaaaaatgtaatgttttgatTAATTAAGGTGTGCGATTACCCGTGGTTAGTAAATTTGCGGTGGTTTGTACAATATTCGCACGTTGAATGGTTGAATATGTGTTTCTACAATGAAATCAATGTTTGTCAATGAAGCAGAGTGAATTTGAAGCAAGTTGCATTAGCCATTTTCAAAACAAAGGGAGCAGTCAGTCTATTCTGTTTGCTGATGTTAATGCTACGGAGTAACACAGAAGCTGATACTTGGCTTTTCTTATGTCACACAAGCCTTTTAAATGAAAAGTAGCTGCAtacgtaaattcaagcggcagcATTTAGATCACGCCTCGCTCCAGAAAGTCGTGTTGTTAAAGATGTATGAGACACAATAAACTTGCACTCACTAGGTCTCCTTTGTTAAACTCATGGTGTGTGGTCTCTGATTAAGAACATGAGTTCTTACACGTGGAATCCATTCCTTTCTCCAAGAAAGTGAATAGCGGATTCCCCTGCCTTCTCCTGGGGTCACTCTCTCATCCATTGCGTCCCTGGCCAAAAAATGCAGGAAGGACAGATCTAAAAACTTGGCCTACTTATTCCACAAATCAAGCCCACTTACACTATGGCGCCTGTGCCACgccagcacagcctccacagACCGATTTAAGAATGCTGTACAGCATAGCAATGCAGCGAGGATGGCGGGCCTGGAGGGGGAGGCCAAGTTAAATACACCTCGACCGGCATTCAGTACAATCCATCAACGTATATTGTTTGTCTtcaatgaaatacatttaatcAAAAAGCGCAACATCATGGTCACACATGCACAAAGACAGTGCAACTTACAGAGACACGTTAATACGTATGATAGCTGTGCGGTCtctttatagatatatacagacacacgtatatctatacacacacacagatatatacaaaaacaataatatgcTATTGCACTCCAAACCAATTCTGTTATAGCCTGGTGCTAGGTAACAAGGCAAAGTAATATACACAGTCTATGGATAGTTACCATGGAAAGCACCCtttttccaatatatatatatatatatatatatatatatatatatatatatatatatatatatatacacatatattatttatgctatatacagtatatgtataagGAAGCAAAGGTTTTAATGATCCAGCTCTAAGCAGCTGATCCCTTtggaatatatagatatatacatatacatacacagacacacgaatacctatatacacacaaatatatatattacttttgcCATATACAGTATCTGTATAAGGAAGCAAAGGTATAAAGGATCCAGCTCTAAGCAGCCAGTCAGGCGGCTCCGTTCGCTCCAGCTGACCGACACTTCCTCCTGCGGCTGTCCCACGTGTTCCTCCTGCTGAGTACACCGCATCGTGTTTACATTCTGCAGCCGGCCACGTTGTTCTCATTCTCTGCTTCGCTATTGGTTGACGCTTGACGTAAGCCCCGCCCGAGCAAAGGGGCAGGGGCGGGGGCGCGGCTAGTATTCACAGCTGCCGCGGTTTAGCGGGAAATTCAAAGCAGCGATCTGCAATGCAAAAAGAGCGGGTTCACAATCCcgtgagggggaaaaaagccgCGGGCGCGTTATAATCACAAAGACAATAAATCGCCGTGTTAATCGTGCTGTTTGGTGCACGGATGGCTCGGCTTCCCTGGGTTTGCATTCACCCACAATGCGGGAAATGCGCATTTATCTGTCTCTGCATTGTTTCAAACCACGGGACGGTGCACTGTAGCGACCTTTGGATGCAGAGAAGCCGGGAGTGCGGGGGGGATCCTCGGGGCCTACGGCGGGGGAAGTTTAACCATAACTACCTTTTCTCGCGTTAGCTATTTCACCGCCACGGGGAAACGCCGTTACGTTTCACACCCCTGTGGCATTCGAATGGTTAATTGGTATTCAGGGATTGCCGCCATCAGATACTTACTAGGTTTGGCCTCAAATGCGTTACTTGTGAGGGAATCTTGGGTTGAAGCCGTATTGCATAATAACATTTGATGCCTGGAGGTGATGGGAGTTCTCCACAAGAAatgtttaacccattaacaTGAAggtgtatatattctatatgacCAGGCCTCAGGAAACCCTAATATGTATGGCGCAGTGCATTACATTTATCCCCCAAACCTCGGGTGTATTGCAGTGTCTGTAGATAAACTTGCAATCTAGCTTTGGAACCCGGCAAAGTACTATGAGCTCCCCCGAGCTTGCAGACTTTCCAGTGGGTTAGATAACCCGGGAGTCGGCTGTAAACACTCCTGAGCATGAGGCCTAACTCTCAGCTGAGGTAATCCcggttaaatgttaaaatgtggCCTGTGGGGGTGAGTGGGCCTTGTAACATATGTTGGCCTGTTCTTTTGAGCTCAGGGAACATGTGGggcatatgtatataatatatatatatatataacacaaagtGTGTAAATACGTGGTTGTATGAGGGCAGTTCTATATGTGCTCATGTTACACATGCTTAGAATTTATGTTGGAGTTTATTAACTTCATTACTCGGGGTGTATCACCCCTTGCATAAAGTTTTACTCCACTTATTAGGTATGATTACGTCGCGCTTTTCTTAGTAGCCATATTAATTTGCCAGCTCTTTCCCCCCACCATATGTTGTCTGCAAATCCTGCCTGTCCCCTGTGGCTGCGGCTCATGATTCAGGGAGCAgccatatttattataaaaacggGGCtccccattttattttatgacggTCTGTTGTTCCCATCCCCCAGTAAACTCTTTCCTGGCCCTTCCATTTCCTTTCGTCACCTTCCCATGGTAATGTGGCTCTAGGTGAGACCATGTCATACCCCCTCCCCCCTGCTTTGCCCTGGAGTGGGGGAGCCCGCAATGTGTGCCACTGCGCATGCGCTCTCCTCTCCTCCTGTCCCGTATAAAGAGGCTTGGCGCCAGCTGATCAGCTGAGACCCGCTTGGTGCATCTGCAGAAAGTGTTCCTCTCTGGTGAGTACACTCAGCATTGCTGAGAGCGGGTGGCCTTATTGTCTTAGAGATATGTGTAAAAATATACTTGTATCTAACTTTCTAATGGCTCTACGAATCCATCCATTCACACTAGTGCTTGTTTAATACAGTTAAAGTACTATGAAAGTAATTTAAAAGGAGGGGGTAACTTTAtccacatgtgtgtgtgtatatatatatatatatatatatgtgtgtatgtattaaacCATGCGAGTTATGGgggatggtttttttttttgaggtacCCTTGGATTAATATTGCGACTTCGATTGTGAATATATTTCATTCATGTAAACGTCATCACAGCAGTacacagaaaataattatttaaactgTTTGGCAAGGAGAGAGTTAAACTTTCGTGGGGAGCTGTTTGATCCCCTGATGTGGCTGGTAATTTTGGGCCCCCCTTATAATGTACGCGGGCCGGTTATGGACAGTCGGCACCCCCGAAGTGTGTGTTTTGGAGGGAGAtcgtttgtttcatttttgtagAGTCCGAATGACGAATTTCGCTCCTCCCTTTAGCAAACCCCAGAGATGAGGTTAGCCCCCCTAGAACAATGTGCTGGGCAGCCCCGATCGCCCCTGGGGTCCGGCTGGAATAGGCAATTTTGGGTGCAGGCAAGCCACCCCCACTCCTGCCCCCTCCCAAGGCTGTGGAGGGAAGGCTGGCCGGTTTGGGCGCTGTGCAGCCCGCTTTCACTAAATTGGCGCGGAACTGCCTCactccaacacacacacatctgcccccggcTGCTGAGCTCGGGATCATAGGGTATGTACACCCAGGGGCAAGAGACCCTCAGCCGATCTCCCCAATCCTGGAGTATGTGCACCCCATCTCCCCTTTTCGGGCTGCCGGGGAATGGCGGGAGGGCAGGTGATCGCTTTCCAGGGGGTCCCCCTCTTACAGCACAGCCCCTCTTGTTTTTCAGTATATTTATGCGGATTTTGCTGttattttggggggattttaGAAATGTGATTATTTAGCATATTTTTCTGTCCCATGCTGCAGGCAGAGGTGGCCGGGCTGCAGTACCCCGACTGTACACTAGGGAGCCCCGGCTCATGTCCTTCACCTCTATAGGCTGTTTGTAAAGGTGTATTCTGAAAGATCTGTAATATACTTCATTGCTTTCACATATGTGATCAGCCCAGGCCTGTGTTTACTAAACCAGGAGGATTTTAAGTGTTTTTCTGGCCATCTGGTAAACAAGCCGGTTTAGGCCCTTCTAGTCCAGTTTAAAAATCCCTTAAACGCATGTTTTGTTTGCCGTGTCACTAATTATTACCCGTCTGTGTTTtcagaaattcatttttttacgcTGAAGAATGTCCAGAAGAAGGTAAATTAATTTACGCTTTCTATTTCCCTGCTTCTGCCATTTTGTATTCAATGTTACCCGCCATAATAtgtaggggggggggtgttatccgggaaaaataaaattatcagACTCTCTTAATTTGTTAATCTTGCCTCTTGATAATAATGGCCtgtaaatttaattttgttttttgccaTGCAGCGGCCGCATCCAAGCAAAGCATTGCGAATCACACTGTGAAAATGAATGTCCATCTGCAGTTGCAACAAAGAAACGGAAAGTTGAGGTGAGCTGGAGATTTGTATACTTTTGTAGCATTGAGTGTAAATAGATAACAAACACAACAGGGTGTATTCTAAACTCCCTGTGCTTTGCAACGATTatgcaattaataataattaatataaataagagTAGCCAAAACCTTGGACAAGTGTGTCTGATTCTTCTGGATGTGCTTCTAGTGATATTTCTACAATAGGTTCAGCATGTCCCTTACAttgacgtgtgtgtgtgtgttttattttaattttcatgtAATTCTTGTATTTCTGTGGTAGATAATTCTCttgttcgttttttttgtttcaggaaCTTGAAACTATTGAACATCAACAGGACACCAAAAGGCACAAATACGAAATCCAGGTAAATGCTTTGTGTCCCCCACCCCTTCGGTCAGTTCAGATGGAAGATCCAGGGGGGGAAGCAGAGCTTATCTCTTGGCAAGTGGCTGAGTGACTTGCCCTTCGTTGTTGGGTCTGTTGCCAGtgactattatatattatatcccaGACCCCTAGCCATTCACCTTCAGAAACTTGTGGGAGAGTATAGTGGAAGGCATTTCTTTATTCCAGTGTTGGATTTATTAAAGCACGCAGCCAGGAGCATTAAGCGTCCCTCTATTCAAAATCTTGCTCAATCTGCCtgatataaaaagtattttaatgctTGGAGGTACTTGTCTTTTTGTAACCAGTTTCTCAATTGTAgacaatttctcatgtggcatTTTTCTTTATGAATAGGGCTGCTGGTCACAGATAACTTCAGGAACTGCAACGCCATGTATTCTCATAGAAACCCCACAAAAAGAAACCGCGGTCTCACCGGACGTCTCAAAATTTGCAAGATACAGATTCAAGAATCTCTTCATCAGCTCGTGTCCTCTGCCAGAGCTAAGGTACTTTACACACAGCATAGCAAACTTTAATTCTAGTAACGCCGCATAACTTTTATCTGTAATCACACCTGTcataaaagcatttttgttCCTTGGGAAACATGTATGCAGTGTTGCTTTCAATTAGGCATTTATAAATTCAGATAAAATACTGATCTCCAGGTTAGTTCTCTGCGCCATAAACCACGCAGATGTGGTCTCTATAGAAGCCTTAAGTTACGACTCTTCATGATAAGACTTGTTGGAGCTCTGTACTTTAATGAATTGCTCTTTGGCAAACTATCCGCAGAACCTATTTGTGAGTTTTGTGGCAAGCGGCCATAGTATGTCATGTTGAAAAATGTGTCTTTGGTTTAgatgaaatgggtttcctggTCTTCATATAGTCTTCTTTAaatgttatatgtattttttccttcatCTAGCTGGGGCATACCTAAAGATGTGTGGGCAAAAATGTTGGGCAAAGAAGCACGATACACTCATTCCAGTCAAGTGCTACAAAACCACCCGACGCTGAACACAGACATGCGGTCGATCTTAATGGACTGGCTCATAGAGGTACGTTTACTATCCCTGCTCATCTACAGCAAGCCTGTGGGGGGGTTTCTCTGTATTAGATGTTTGAGTGCACTCAGTAACGTTATAATAACCTGTTGTAACTGTCTTCCTACTCAGGTGTCTGAGGTCTACTCTCTGCACAGAGAAACGTTCTACCTAGCCCAGGACTTCTTTGACAGGTTTATGTTAACACAGAACCACGTGAATAAAAGCATGCTTCAGCTCATAGGAGTCACCACCCTGTTCATTGCTTCCAAACTAGAGGTGAGTTTTCAGTTTAGTTATGCAAGTGCTGCTATGGAGGATGTTTCGCCGGAGCATGCTATATCATACCGACATAGTGTGACAATgtctaacaaaaatatttccccCTTCTTTAGGAAATCTATCCCCCTAAAATCCATGAATTTGCCTATGTGACAGATGGTGCATGCTGTGAGGATGATATTCTTCAAATGGAACTCATCATACTCAAGGTATGTACTGGTTTACAGATCTCACACCTGTCCACGCAGATATGTGTACAGCTGCTGCTTGCACCACAGGTGTCTTGGAAAGTGCACCCAGTGGATTTGTAGCCGCATGCTGACCAAAGGCCACACGGCCGGCCATAGCAGCTGTCCAAAGAGTATCAAGGCCCTTGGCTGCACCTATTCCATAGTCTGCCGTTTTGTGCGATCCTGGTTAATGTGAACTCGTGGCTTTCAAAAACTGAAAGCTTCAATCTTCTGTAGGATTTATTAAATCAGCCTCTCGGCACTCTCATAACTTTTATGGTGCATTACTTTacgttttttatttactttatttttaggcATTAAAATGGGAGCTGTGTCCAGTGACTTCAGTTGCCTGGCTAAATCTGTATCTTCAAGTATCAGTGCTCAAAGAATCTCCAAAACTCTTGCTACCTCAGTATTCTCAGGAACAGTTCATCCAGATCGCCCAGGTGAGTGCACGGGGAACTACCTCCCTGCTACTTAGGACCTGGGATCTGGAGAAGCCATCCATACACTACATAAAGATAAACGCTTAAATATAACTGCtgtattttagctttttttttttcttcctttgggCATAGtcttattttgtttatacaCTGCTGATCTTACTTGGTATATTCACAAATGAGGTTAGCTAGTGTTTAACTAGTCAATGTATGAGGAGCCTGCGTGATGGATGTGCTGTGTGCTAATCAGTGTCTCCTGTCCTCTGTCGCAGCTTTTAGATCTCTGTGTTCTGCACATTTCTTCCCTGGACTTCCAGTACCGCGTTTTGGCAGCTGCTGCATTATACCACTATACGTCTATGGAAGTAGTCGCCAAAGCAACAGGTAAAATTTGAAGTTCTCTTTGGATACCGAACTCCAGAAGGCGTCCACCTCttaaaatacccctcgtttgtGTAACTGTCTTTCCTGTTGCTTCTCGACAGCACTTGATGTTTCACAATACCCCTTTTTATACTGGTGCTTTAAAAGCTACACACTTCAGGATGCTAACAATTATTTACCATTGAGTTAAAGCTGAGACCTCAAGATGGCTCTTGGCAGAACCTTGCCCTGGCATGTGCTCAATGGATCCCTCAATACTATTGCCATGTGCTGGTATTTAGAAAATTGGTTCCTTCCCAGCGGCTTCTACTGAAAGTGGGGAGCGTACCTTGGAACACAAGAGCTGAGCTCTCATATAAATAGGCGTAGCAACGGCTGATAACGTGAAGGCCGCGTGACCGCTGAGGCTTTGCTAGCATATGTGTGATTGTCTGCCGTTTCAATCGATGAATCCCGTGGGGGTCTTACGCCTTGGCTTAtggggtttttgtttgttgaaTAAACACCAATGGCATTATAGTAAGCAAAGCGATCTATCACTAGATTATCTAATCAACCTGAATAGGGTCGGTAGGGTGCACAGTTTATTTAATGCATAGCATAGATTACGTTTCTGGTTATAACAAGCCTGTTTCATTTATGTGCAGGGCTGGAATGGGAGAGCATCGCGGAGTGTGTACAGTGGATGACTCCTTTTGCCAGGGTAGTAAAGAGGAGCCCTCCtctaaaattaaaaactttCAAGAAAATTCTTCCGGAGGATCGGCACAATATCCAGACTCATGGAAACTACCTCGACATGCTGGTATGTCTATTGGAGCATTCACTGCTTTTCCTGAACACATTCTATTCTCTTGTACTCTCTCATTCGAATTCcgtttatttatcttttatttttgtttataggaTGATGTTGAAGTTAATCCCCCTACAACCACAGTTTTGCCTGTTGGACAATCTCCTGTGTCTATTGGTGGTATCCTGACCCCTCCTAAAAGTACAGAGAAGACTTCTTTTTAGTTGGACCTATTTCTCTGACTGGACATGTCTTCGCTGGGTCCTTGCAGCTTTTACCATCTGTATTCTGGAGACGGAGAATCCCCTTCAGTGCTGGAATAAGCCGTACACGCCGCTCTCCAGATGTTAACGCAGGAGTGCTTGACTTGCACTCTTAACTTTAgtttacttatttattgcaTTAGCTCCCTCCTAATGCAGGAAGCCAGCTAAACATACAGCCTATTTTAataaggttattttatttttgcaatatGGATTTTACTAAgagcatattttaatttttgtctggatttttatatttctgtaagTAGAGggggattttgttttatatattttaaaccgTGCAGGTAGATAAACGGGATCAGGTGAGGCCTGGTCTGTTCAGACAAGTCATTGGGAGCAATGCACATGAATTACATGAAAGGGAAGTGCTGAACCTGTTTCCTTTTAAAGTTGGATGGTGTCTTACCTCGGTGCATGCATATGAAATGCTAGGATGAGAATATAAAACTCTGTGGCTTCACTTTGCATTATAAAGGCACCAAACCCATGGAGTTCCTTTTAACCTAAagtgtgtgtttacattgtTGCATTCCTTGTTGGTAATACATTgtaacattattacattaatcAGGATGGAAAAACAACGTAACACATACAGCAAAAGGCCATGTCTGTGAGTTTACAACCTAGCTTGCCCATGGGCTTTGTCCTTCGAGATACATTGAGACGTCAGTACAGAGTTTTCATATCACCCCCAACGAAACATCGCTCCGTATGCTCAGCATGTGCCGCTTCAAATGGTTCTTTGCTGGTGGGGAACGTTTTCAGGTTTATTTGGTAATGGCAGCGTCCCTTACCTATTTACGTTCAGGAGGCATGGAGTTTGTATATTGTAGTGCGACCTGTCCTTTACCTCACAGTATTTATAGAAGTCTCGTGCATACGCATGCTGGCTGCTGCTTTCTTCCTGCATCTGTGATCAAACGTGGAGTTCATTTTAACTCATAAGGAAGGGACATTTTTAACCATGggtttatgctttttttattttaaaggtttaCTTCATGTAGAAACTGTCTGCTTGTTAACATATTTTGTTCCTCAATTTCAATGTATGGggaaaaatacattgtattgaGTATACAACTAAACACCTCAATACATTGGGCACAATGTTCTTTGTGACTTTCCAGATGGACAATTTCTTGTGTTCTTGTGGTTGATCTTGCAATACAAGAAACGTATTTTCGAGGGTCTGATTTCAGAGGCTGCTTCCCTGTTCTAGAAAAGGCTCAAGAAAATTAGACTATGCCTTTCTGGAAAGCCTATGAGAACAGATGAACGCATGCTTCAGCTATCTGGTGTATgtgacaaagggttaatgtgtgaGGGGGCTGTATTGGTTTTCAACTGAGTAATTTGAGCTGGAGTCTTGGGAAAATATTGGACAAGCTCTGCGGTAAATAAAAGGTTAATGAAATACAATGTCTTAACCAGCTTTTATACTTTGCTGAAGGTGCCATAGCAatttacccccccacacacacacacacaggggcCAACTAGCTTTATTTTAATGACTTCTAATCTGGGACTTTTTATCCAACTGGCATCCATTGTAAGAGGGTTGAGTATAATgtgttgtgtatgtttgtaaataGGTTGTATAAACGTGTAAATACTTGGCCTCTGCGCAGAGGACCGTGTGCACAAATGTAAATAAGTATTAAAGCTACagaaggattttattttttggtgtctGTGTAACATAAAACTGTACAGGAGATGCTAGAAGTAGAGCTTCGCCATCGCCTGGAGAAACGTCTTCTTGCGTCTCTGTGCGGCGAGTTGCAGCACTTCCTCGGGGTTACTGGAATTCAGCTCTGGTTGCCCAATAGCCTTTATCTACAAAGAGAAGAGATCGTGGCTCAAAGTAGCCTCAAACAGTAGATGCCTGCTGCTTACGGAAGCCATAGCCAGCCTGCACGCCGCATCACAACTTTACTAGAAGGGGTAGAATAAGTACGGTGTCTGTTGCTGCAGGAACGTTAACTTTTTCACAATGAAGCTGAAGCTTCACTCTGCATAATCTGGGGCTGACCGTACTTCATGCAGGAACTTAACCGAGTCTGAGCTGCAACTCAACTCCTTCGGAAGGAAAAGGCAGCGAGATCCGCCATCAAACCGTCGGGACGGGGCATCAGGATTCACAATCCCTCTGCCTTccaaattacaatttaaatcaCCAAATTGGAGAACAGAGTCTTAAATGCTTCGGAATCTATATTCAGAATGCAATTTGATGCGTAACGGGGTGTATTCGCTAACgtgagagttgcagtttcattgtcctgacttcactttacattataagGAGTCATATGCAGTGAGTGTCGGTGGCCCTGGATAAAGCGTATTTAAACCGGTGTGCGTTATCAAAGCATTATCAAAGGCGTTCACTATACTGGGTAATAAGGCTCCCTGGGAGGTCATTGCTCTGTAGGCTTATGGGGAGAGCAgacacccattgtacagcgctatggaatttgatggtgctatataaaacaaataataagctACAGCGCAGCCTCTGCGATGATGCCATAGAGGACGGTGAGAGTGATGGACCTGCGGCCCCGGGTCAGGGCTGGGGGAATCGCCCAAGAAATACAAGCCCTTGCTTatgaaaaacacacattacaCGGGTGGGATGTAATTGCCCCAATTACCTCTACACGTATAGGGGCTTCCCGCTCACAGCACACAAACTACACGCTATAAAACCGCACGGTGGGGCTGCCTTGTAAACTGCACTGCCGCTTTG encodes:
- the CCNE2 gene encoding G1/S-specific cyclin-E2; translation: MSRRSGRIQAKHCESHCENECPSAVATKKRKVEELETIEHQQDTKRHKYEIQGCWSQITSGTATPCILIETPQKETAVSPDVSKFARYRFKNLFISSCPLPELSWGIPKDVWAKMLGKEARYTHSSQVLQNHPTLNTDMRSILMDWLIEVSEVYSLHRETFYLAQDFFDRFMLTQNHVNKSMLQLIGVTTLFIASKLEEIYPPKIHEFAYVTDGACCEDDILQMELIILKALKWELCPVTSVAWLNLYLQVSVLKESPKLLLPQYSQEQFIQIAQLLDLCVLHISSLDFQYRVLAAAALYHYTSMEVVAKATGLEWESIAECVQWMTPFARVVKRSPPLKLKTFKKILPEDRHNIQTHGNYLDMLDDVEVNPPTTTVLPVGQSPVSIGGILTPPKSTEKTSF